A single genomic interval of Candidatus Bipolaricaulis anaerobius harbors:
- a CDS encoding nitrilase-related carbon-nitrogen hydrolase, whose protein sequence is MRVGYVQFAPEFGEVRRNLDRVTELLLRERADLWILPELFSTGYQFATVREAVDLAEPVPKGPSTTRLLALAREGTCHLVAGLAEQAGGRAYNSAVLVGPTGLIARYRKVHLFYEEKRFFAPGDLPFKVADIGRARVGLLVCYDHFFPEAARALALQGAELIAHPANLVMPGLAQLTMRVRAMENRVFTVTANRIGVEARTGETLRFTGLSQIVAPNGDVLVQASQDREEARVIEIDPAQARDKHLTRLNDVFADRRPEFYRCLVQPDRAEG, encoded by the coding sequence ATGCGCGTAGGCTACGTGCAGTTCGCTCCGGAGTTCGGGGAGGTGAGGCGGAACCTGGACAGGGTTACGGAGCTCCTCCTCCGCGAGCGGGCCGACCTGTGGATCCTTCCGGAGCTATTCAGCACCGGCTACCAGTTCGCCACCGTCCGTGAGGCGGTGGATCTCGCGGAGCCGGTGCCGAAGGGCCCCTCCACGACCCGCCTCCTCGCCCTCGCCCGGGAGGGTACCTGCCACCTCGTGGCCGGGCTCGCCGAACAGGCGGGTGGCCGCGCCTACAACTCCGCGGTGCTCGTCGGCCCCACGGGCCTCATCGCCCGCTACCGCAAGGTCCACCTCTTCTACGAGGAGAAGCGCTTCTTCGCCCCGGGGGATCTCCCGTTCAAGGTCGCCGACATCGGCCGGGCGCGGGTCGGACTCCTCGTGTGCTACGACCACTTCTTCCCCGAGGCGGCCCGCGCGCTCGCCCTCCAGGGAGCCGAGCTGATCGCCCACCCCGCGAACCTCGTCATGCCCGGGCTCGCCCAGCTCACGATGCGGGTGCGGGCGATGGAGAACCGCGTGTTCACCGTGACCGCGAACCGGATCGGGGTCGAAGCGCGCACCGGGGAGACGCTCCGCTTCACTGGCCTGTCCCAGATCGTGGCCCCCAACGGGGATGTGCTCGTCCAGGCTTCTCAGGACAGAGAAGAAGCGCGGGTGATCGAGATCGACCCCGCTCAAGCGCGGGACAAACACCTCACGCGTCTGAACGACGTGTTCGCCGACCGCCGCCCGGAGTTCTACCGTTGCCTGGTCCAACCAGACAGGGCCGAGGGGTAG
- the xth gene encoding exodeoxyribonuclease III, producing MFKVATFNANSIRSRLPVIAAWLAQEKPDVLCLQETKVQDHESPAAFFRERGYHVVFRGQKAHAGVALASRAEPTDVRYGLDDGGPADEARLIQATVEGIPIVNTYVPQGQSVDSPLFAYKLEWLARMRDYFTRHFSPRKPLLWCGDFNVAPEEIDVHDPQRLQKHVDFHPEARAALERVREWGFVDVFRQHHPGEHGQFTFWDYRVRGAFERNVGWRVDHIWATPPLARKSVRSWIDREARQAEKPSDHTFLAAEFAL from the coding sequence ATGTTCAAGGTCGCCACGTTCAACGCGAACTCCATCCGCTCCCGGCTCCCCGTCATCGCCGCCTGGCTCGCCCAGGAGAAACCGGACGTCCTCTGCCTCCAGGAGACAAAAGTCCAGGACCACGAGTCCCCAGCTGCGTTCTTTCGGGAGAGGGGCTACCACGTCGTGTTCCGCGGGCAGAAGGCCCACGCCGGGGTCGCCCTGGCCAGCCGGGCTGAGCCCACGGACGTCCGCTATGGGCTCGACGACGGCGGCCCCGCGGACGAGGCGCGCCTGATCCAAGCCACGGTGGAGGGGATCCCGATCGTCAACACGTACGTCCCCCAAGGGCAGTCCGTGGACTCCCCCCTCTTCGCGTACAAGCTGGAGTGGCTCGCGCGGATGAGGGACTACTTCACCCGCCACTTCTCGCCTCGGAAGCCCCTCCTCTGGTGCGGGGACTTCAACGTTGCCCCAGAGGAGATCGACGTCCATGACCCGCAGCGCCTCCAGAAGCACGTGGACTTCCATCCCGAGGCCCGGGCGGCCTTGGAGCGCGTCCGGGAGTGGGGGTTCGTGGACGTGTTTCGCCAGCACCACCCGGGCGAGCACGGGCAGTTCACGTTCTGGGACTACCGCGTGCGGGGTGCGTTCGAGCGAAACGTGGGGTGGCGGGTAGACCACATCTGGGCCACGCCGCCCTTGGCGAGGAAGTCGGTTCGGTCCTGGATTGATCGCGAGGCGCGGCAGGCGGAGAAGCCCTCCGATCACACGTTCCTCGCCGCCGAGTTCGCTCTATAA
- a CDS encoding Mut7-C RNAse domain-containing protein, with translation MPSASVRMYGELNDFLPPGWRQEAIAYTFQGTPAVKDVIESLGVPHVEVELVLLNGESVDLAARLGLGDRLAVYPKFESLDVTGLLAVRREPLRRIAFLLDGHLGKLARYLRLLGFDAAHANGFPDEELVAAASREERIVLTRDRALLKRSVVTHGYWVRSTDPIEQAREVVRRFDLAGHVRPFTRCLVCGGPLAPVAKEEVVERIPPRVAAWRDDYLRCTGCGKLYWEGTHHPRLRATVDRILEGSAVSGPG, from the coding sequence GTGCCCAGTGCCTCCGTCCGCATGTACGGGGAGCTGAACGATTTCCTCCCGCCGGGATGGCGCCAGGAGGCGATCGCCTACACCTTCCAGGGGACCCCGGCGGTCAAGGACGTGATCGAGTCCCTCGGCGTCCCTCACGTCGAGGTGGAGCTCGTGCTCCTCAACGGCGAGTCGGTGGACCTCGCAGCGCGGCTCGGCCTGGGCGACCGGCTGGCCGTGTACCCGAAGTTCGAGAGCCTCGATGTGACGGGGCTCCTCGCGGTGCGGCGGGAGCCCCTCCGCCGGATCGCGTTCCTCCTCGATGGCCACCTCGGGAAGCTCGCTCGGTACCTGCGGCTACTCGGGTTCGACGCCGCCCACGCCAATGGGTTCCCGGACGAGGAGCTCGTCGCGGCGGCATCCCGCGAGGAGCGGATCGTCCTCACCCGCGACCGGGCGCTCCTCAAGCGCAGCGTCGTCACCCATGGGTACTGGGTGCGGTCCACGGACCCCATCGAACAAGCGCGGGAGGTCGTGCGACGGTTCGACCTCGCAGGCCACGTGCGCCCGTTCACGCGGTGCCTGGTCTGCGGCGGCCCCCTCGCTCCGGTGGCCAAGGAGGAAGTCGTGGAGCGGATCCCCCCCCGCGTGGCCGCGTGGCGGGACGACTACCTGCGGTGTACTGGCTGCGGGAAGCTCTACTGGGAGGGGACCCACCACCCCCGGCTCCGGGCGACGGTGGATCGGATCCTGGAGGGAAGCGCAGTCAGTGGTCCAGGTTGA
- a CDS encoding GNAT family N-acetyltransferase yields MTALPLVEDNLAGAPEWDAPPWSCKYCLYWEHPELWADPKAGNRAEAFQRKLAWVRRVRAEFGECGRLLYADGQAVGYAQYGPPSFFPNARSCPAGPVSDDAVFLACLFFPSRAHRGRGWGSLLLQDILRELRSRGLSTLETFARKESAENPSGPAAFYLRHGFQILRDDPEFPLLRLNLDH; encoded by the coding sequence ATGACTGCTCTTCCGCTTGTAGAGGACAACCTTGCCGGAGCGCCGGAGTGGGACGCTCCCCCGTGGAGCTGCAAGTACTGCTTGTATTGGGAACACCCTGAGCTCTGGGCTGATCCCAAGGCGGGGAACCGAGCGGAGGCCTTCCAACGGAAGCTCGCCTGGGTCCGCCGGGTGCGGGCGGAGTTCGGGGAGTGCGGCCGCCTCCTCTATGCCGACGGCCAGGCCGTGGGCTACGCCCAGTACGGTCCCCCGAGCTTCTTCCCCAACGCGCGATCCTGCCCAGCGGGGCCGGTGAGCGACGACGCCGTGTTCCTGGCGTGCCTGTTCTTCCCGTCTCGCGCCCACCGCGGACGCGGCTGGGGGAGCCTCCTCCTCCAGGACATCCTGCGCGAGCTACGTAGCCGAGGGTTGAGCACGCTGGAGACGTTTGCCCGGAAAGAGAGCGCGGAGAACCCGTCCGGTCCCGCTGCGTTCTACCTCCGCCACGGGTTCCAGATCCTCCGGGACGATCCGGAGTTCCCCCTCCTCCGCCTCAACCTGGACCACTGA
- a CDS encoding ATP-binding protein codes for MVDGTQHLLVRSHVARDLLQNAALFKTDKLVVWEYVSNGLEYVDPVVNPVVRVELDSRSKRITVQDNGRGMDWAGLENFFLMHGENVDRKLGRPGRGRFGTGKSAAFGIADVLRVTSVRNGRCSKVELRRKDIEAHNGEGPIPVNVLERDKPVSEPNGTVVEIESIHLQALDQPAIIRYIERQIARWPRNVTVIVNGQVCSVQEPAACREYIFKPTGSLLQRLGDVQLVVKVSKTPLDEEQRGIAVYSKGVLHETTLGGNENREMSQYIFGLLDVPALDDDRSPIPAFDLSRSMRLNPNNELVQSIHAFIGQKVDEVRRELVEEEKKRRRSEEARTLARRADEIARVINQDFQEFLERVARIRSLGHGVPERTGQQARSGSDQRDLVIGGDLPAQVIASTGGLGASGEGGNRGGTPRSINPEVAPGDANSEVRGRPAGGRGNRFGVSTGGFRVEFQRMGPEERRAHCLTDSRVIYVNLDHPQIVAAREGNNINDPGFLRLVTEVAFTEYAIALAHELASRGEFIDFTDPAVHIRETLNRVARRGAALYS; via the coding sequence ATGGTTGACGGAACACAGCACCTTCTTGTTAGGTCCCATGTCGCACGAGATCTCCTTCAGAACGCAGCGCTGTTCAAGACCGACAAGCTCGTGGTCTGGGAGTACGTCTCCAACGGGCTGGAGTACGTTGATCCGGTGGTGAACCCGGTCGTCCGGGTGGAACTGGATAGTCGTTCGAAGCGTATCACAGTACAGGACAACGGAAGGGGGATGGACTGGGCGGGGCTTGAGAACTTCTTCCTGATGCACGGAGAGAACGTTGATCGCAAGCTAGGTAGGCCCGGCCGTGGTCGGTTCGGGACAGGCAAATCTGCAGCCTTTGGAATAGCAGATGTCTTGCGAGTGACCTCTGTACGAAATGGTCGGTGCTCAAAAGTCGAGTTGCGGCGAAAGGACATTGAAGCTCATAACGGTGAAGGCCCGATCCCTGTGAACGTGCTAGAGAGGGACAAACCCGTATCAGAACCTAATGGCACGGTTGTGGAGATAGAGAGTATCCACCTCCAAGCGCTGGACCAACCTGCGATTATCCGCTACATTGAACGGCAGATTGCACGGTGGCCACGCAATGTGACTGTAATCGTCAACGGCCAGGTGTGCTCTGTTCAGGAACCAGCTGCCTGCAGGGAGTACATCTTCAAGCCGACTGGTTCTCTGCTCCAAAGACTTGGCGATGTCCAGCTCGTTGTGAAGGTGTCGAAGACACCCCTAGATGAAGAGCAGCGAGGGATAGCGGTCTATTCCAAGGGGGTTCTTCACGAAACAACACTGGGTGGCAATGAGAATCGCGAGATGTCGCAGTACATCTTTGGCTTGCTTGATGTACCGGCGCTGGATGATGATCGGTCACCGATACCCGCCTTTGATCTGAGTCGCTCCATGCGGCTGAACCCCAACAACGAACTCGTCCAATCCATCCATGCCTTCATTGGACAGAAGGTCGACGAAGTCCGAAGAGAACTTGTGGAAGAGGAGAAAAAGAGGAGAAGAAGCGAGGAGGCCCGCACCCTTGCCCGCCGGGCGGATGAGATTGCGAGAGTCATCAACCAGGATTTCCAGGAGTTTCTTGAGCGGGTGGCGCGCATTCGCTCCCTCGGGCATGGAGTCCCGGAACGCACTGGTCAGCAGGCGCGGTCCGGGAGCGACCAGAGAGATTTGGTCATTGGCGGGGATCTGCCCGCTCAGGTGATTGCCTCGACCGGCGGCCTTGGTGCAAGTGGTGAGGGTGGAAATCGTGGTGGGACCCCTAGGAGTATCAACCCAGAAGTAGCTCCCGGTGACGCAAACAGCGAGGTAAGGGGACGACCTGCTGGAGGACGTGGGAACCGTTTTGGTGTGTCCACCGGGGGGTTCAGGGTCGAGTTTCAGAGGATGGGACCGGAAGAGCGCCGCGCTCATTGCCTTACAGACAGCCGGGTGATCTACGTCAACCTCGATCACCCTCAGATCGTGGCTGCCCGTGAGGGTAACAACATTAACGACCCTGGCTTCCTGCGGCTTGTAACGGAGGTTGCCTTCACGGAATACGCGATAGCGCTTGCGCATGAGCTTGCCAGTCGGGGTGAGTTTATCGATTTCACAGACCCAGCGGTACATATCCGCGAGACCCTCAACCGAGTTGCCCGACGAGGAGCAGCTTTGTACTCCTAA
- a CDS encoding IS3 family transposase (programmed frameshift), whose amino-acid sequence MAKSARYSPEVRERAVRMVFEHEREHTSQWAAIVSIAGKIGCTPETLRTWVRRTEIDTGRRGGVTSDERARMKELERENRELRRANEILRKASAFFGPSGARPPTEEMTSFIDAHREEYGVEPICEVLPIAPSTYYEQKARERNPSRLPERAHRDAALSEEIQRVCEENRRIYGARKVWRKLGREGVTVARCTVERLMRRMGLVGAVRGKRIRTTIPEEALARPADLVERDFTASRPNQLWVADLTYVATWSGFVYAAFVIDAFSRRIVGWRVSRSLRSDLALDALEQALYARPDTQRLVHHSDRGVQYLSIRYTERLREAGIEPSVGSVGDSYDNALAETIIGLYKTEVIQERGPWRGVEHVEFETLDWVDWFNTKRLLEPIGHISPAAFEELHYHPKEAPALVAGLR is encoded by the exons ATGGCGAAGTCAGCGAGGTACTCCCCGGAGGTACGGGAGCGGGCGGTGCGGATGGTGTTCGAGCACGAGCGGGAGCACACGTCCCAGTGGGCAGCGATCGTGTCGATCGCCGGCAAGATCGGGTGTACGCCGGAGACGCTGCGCACGTGGGTGCGTCGGACAGAGATCGACACTGGACGTCGCGGCGGAGTGACGAGCGATGAGCGGGCGCGGATGAAGGAACTCGAGCGAGAGAACCGCGAGCTGCGGCGCGCCAACGAGATCCTCAGGAAGGCGTCAGCTTTTTTCG GCCCAAGCGGAGCTCGACCGCCGACGGAAGAGATGACGTCGTTCATCGATGCGCACCGGGAGGAGTACGGGGTCGAGCCGATCTGCGAGGTGCTACCGATCGCCCCGTCGACCTACTACGAACAGAAGGCACGCGAGAGGAACCCCTCACGGCTACCCGAGCGTGCTCACCGTGACGCAGCGTTGAGCGAGGAGATCCAGCGCGTGTGTGAGGAGAACCGGCGGATCTACGGAGCGCGGAAGGTGTGGCGGAAGCTCGGGCGAGAAGGGGTCACGGTAGCGCGGTGCACGGTGGAGCGGTTGATGCGGAGGATGGGGCTGGTGGGCGCTGTCCGGGGGAAGAGGATCCGCACGACGATCCCCGAGGAAGCCCTAGCGCGTCCGGCTGATCTTGTCGAGCGTGACTTCACGGCCAGCCGACCCAACCAGCTGTGGGTGGCGGACTTGACCTACGTGGCTACCTGGTCGGGGTTCGTGTACGCGGCGTTCGTGATCGATGCGTTCTCCCGTCGGATCGTCGGGTGGCGGGTGTCGAGGTCTCTACGGAGCGACCTGGCGCTCGATGCCCTCGAGCAGGCGTTGTACGCCCGGCCTGACACGCAGCGGCTCGTGCACCACAGCGACCGGGGTGTGCAGTACCTCTCGATCCGCTACACCGAGCGCCTGAGGGAGGCGGGGATCGAGCCGTCGGTGGGAAGCGTGGGCGACTCCTACGACAACGCTCTCGCTGAGACGATCATCGGACTGTACAAGACGGAGGTGATCCAGGAGCGGGGACCGTGGCGGGGGGTGGAGCATGTCGAGTTCGAGACACTCGACTGGGTGGATTGGTTCAACACAAAGCGGCTGCTTGAGCCGATCGGGCACATCTCACCCGCCGCGTTCGAGGAGCTACACTACCACCCCAAGGAGGCTCCGGCCCTCGTGGCCGGACTCAGATGA
- a CDS encoding TlyA family RNA methyltransferase codes for MKGGKERLDLLLVARGYAPSRAQAQALIRAGRVRVAGDLRDKPGTEVPLDAVIEVSTPPRYASRGGDKLEAALAAFGVDPQGKTCLDVGASTGGFTDCLLQRGAERVYAVDVGRGQLAWRLRNDPRVVVREGVNARYLRPEDIGEGVDLATVDVSFISLRLVLPPLATIVKPGGDVIALVKPQFEAGREAVRRGVVRDPTVHEAVVDGIAAFAEQELDWTVRGSTPSPLLGPAGNREFFLCLSVRSCP; via the coding sequence ATGAAGGGAGGAAAGGAGAGGCTGGATCTCCTCCTCGTCGCGCGGGGCTACGCCCCGTCGCGGGCCCAGGCTCAGGCCCTCATCCGCGCCGGCCGGGTGCGGGTGGCCGGGGACCTTCGCGACAAGCCGGGAACAGAAGTCCCGCTCGACGCCGTGATCGAGGTGTCCACCCCTCCGCGGTACGCCTCTCGTGGCGGGGACAAGCTCGAAGCCGCGCTCGCCGCGTTCGGGGTCGATCCACAAGGGAAGACGTGCCTCGATGTGGGGGCCTCGACCGGGGGGTTCACGGACTGCCTCCTCCAGCGCGGGGCGGAGCGGGTGTATGCGGTGGATGTGGGACGGGGCCAACTCGCGTGGAGGCTCAGGAACGACCCGCGGGTCGTCGTGCGGGAGGGGGTGAACGCCCGCTACCTCCGGCCCGAGGACATCGGGGAAGGGGTGGACCTGGCCACGGTCGATGTGTCGTTCATCTCGCTCCGGCTCGTTCTCCCGCCGCTCGCGACGATCGTGAAACCGGGAGGAGACGTGATCGCCCTCGTCAAACCTCAATTCGAGGCCGGGCGGGAAGCGGTGCGCCGGGGCGTGGTCCGCGATCCGACCGTGCATGAGGCGGTGGTGGACGGGATCGCCGCGTTCGCCGAACAGGAACTGGACTGGACGGTCCGGGGAAGTACCCCCTCGCCGCTCCTCGGCCCGGCCGGCAACCGCGAGTTCTTCCTCTGTCTCTCGGTGAGATCCTGTCCTTGA
- a CDS encoding pyridoxal phosphate-dependent aminotransferase, whose protein sequence is MPKLSARSVAAPASPIRRLYPLAVEAKKRGKKVYHLNIGQPDIPTPAAFMRGVHEATVKVLDYAPSPGIPEAMEALARYYGECGLQVAKEEVLITIGGSEGITFALTIACDPGDQVLVPEPFYPNYLGYARLTNVEIVPITTCREDGFHLPPRREIEAHIGPRTKAILFSHPGNPTGVVYTKAELEMVVDIALRHDLFIISDEVYREFVYEGGHTSLLTFSEVRDRAILVDSISKRLSACGARIGAFVSRNKDVMAAANKCATIRLSAPTFEQLGLVAFMADPNHRAVVEEMIGEYRMRRDLFCKELLDIPGITFRVPEGAFYVMMGLPVEDSEAFIRWMLTDYPGPETVMLAPGSGFYVTPGLGKDEARGAYVLKADDLRRACAVLADGLSTFNRARAGEVVAGRG, encoded by the coding sequence TCGAGGCAAAGAAGCGAGGGAAGAAGGTGTACCACCTGAATATCGGCCAGCCGGACATCCCCACCCCGGCTGCGTTCATGCGCGGGGTCCACGAGGCCACGGTCAAGGTGCTCGACTACGCCCCGTCCCCCGGGATCCCGGAGGCCATGGAGGCCCTCGCCCGCTACTACGGGGAGTGTGGCCTCCAGGTGGCCAAGGAGGAGGTCCTCATCACGATCGGCGGATCGGAGGGGATCACGTTCGCCCTCACCATCGCCTGCGATCCAGGGGATCAGGTCCTCGTCCCCGAGCCGTTCTACCCGAACTACCTCGGCTACGCCCGCCTCACCAACGTCGAGATCGTGCCCATCACCACCTGCCGCGAGGACGGGTTCCACCTCCCCCCGCGCCGGGAGATCGAGGCCCACATCGGCCCACGCACGAAGGCGATCCTTTTCTCCCATCCCGGGAACCCGACCGGGGTCGTGTACACGAAGGCGGAGCTGGAGATGGTGGTGGACATCGCGCTGCGGCACGATCTGTTCATCATCTCCGACGAGGTGTACCGGGAGTTCGTGTACGAGGGAGGGCACACGAGCCTCCTCACCTTTTCCGAGGTCCGCGATCGGGCGATCCTCGTGGATTCGATCTCGAAGAGGCTGTCGGCGTGCGGGGCCCGGATTGGGGCGTTCGTGTCCCGCAACAAGGACGTGATGGCCGCGGCGAACAAGTGCGCCACGATCCGCCTCTCCGCCCCCACGTTTGAGCAGCTGGGGCTCGTCGCGTTCATGGCCGATCCGAACCACCGGGCCGTGGTTGAGGAGATGATCGGCGAGTACCGGATGCGGAGGGACCTGTTCTGCAAAGAACTCCTTGACATCCCCGGGATCACATTCCGCGTCCCGGAGGGGGCGTTCTACGTGATGATGGGCCTCCCGGTGGAGGACTCCGAGGCGTTCATCCGCTGGATGCTCACCGACTACCCCGGCCCGGAGACGGTGATGCTCGCCCCGGGGAGCGGGTTCTACGTGACGCCGGGGCTCGGGAAGGACGAGGCCCGTGGGGCGTACGTCCTCAAGGCGGACGACCTGCGCCGGGCGTGCGCGGTCCTCGCCGACGGGCTCTCTACGTTCAACCGCGCGCGGGCCGGGGAGGTCGTGGCTGGGAGGGGATGA